From the genome of Denticeps clupeoides chromosome 4, fDenClu1.1, whole genome shotgun sequence, one region includes:
- the LOC114787692 gene encoding annexin A5-like yields the protein MAFRGTVKPYGAFNANDDANALQKAMKGLGTDEDTIMKLLTARSNVQRQQIKAAYKTLFGKDLVDHLKSELGGKFESLIVGLMTAPIAYDAELLRHAIKGAGTDEKVLIEILASRTPDQVKEIIATYKNMYDHDLEHDVTGDTGGHFRRMLVILLQASRQQGVQEGTIESDAKALFAAGEQKFGTDEEQFITILGNRSAAHLQRVFAAYMKLSGFEIEESIQRETSGSLEKILLAVVKCARSVPAYFAECLYHSMKGAGTDDETLIRIMVTRSEVDMLDIRKEFRRMFATSLHAMIKGDTAGDYRKCLLLLCGGED from the exons ATG GCTTTCAGAGGAACAGTGAAGCCCTATGGTGCCTTCAACGCCAACGATGATGCAAATGCCCTTCAAAAAGCCATGAAGGGTCTGG GCACTGATGAGGATACCATTATGAAGCTGTTGACAGCTCGCAGCAATGTCCAGAGGCAGCAAATCAAGGCTGCTTACAAGACTCTGTTTGGCAAG GATCTGGTGGATCATCTGAAGTCTGAGCTGGGGGGGAAGTTTGAGTCTCTCATTGTGGGTTTAATGACGGCCCCCATAGCATACGATGCAGAGCTACTTAGACATGCCATCAAG GGAGCTGGGACTGATGAGAAGGTGCTGATTGAGATCCTGGCTTCCAGGACACCAGATCAAGTGAAGGAAATCATTGCAACATACAAGAACA TGTATGATCATGATCTGGAACATGATGTGACTGGAGACACAGGAGGTCATTTCCGGAGGATGCTGGTGATTCTTCTGCAG GCGAGTAGACAACAAGGTGTTCAGGAGGGAACCATTGAAAGTGATGCCAAG GCCCTGTTTGCCGCTGGAGAGCAGAAGTTTGGAACCGATGAGGAACaattcatcaccatcctggGCAACCGCAGTGCTGCTCATCTGCAAAGAG TCTTTGCTGCATATATGAAGCTCTCAGGCTTTGAGATTGAGGAGAGCATCCAGAGAGAGACCTCAGGGAGTCTGGAGAAAATTCTGCTGGCTGTGG taaaatgtgcaAGAAGTGTCCCAGCCTATTTTGCGGAGTGTCTCTACCATTCCATGAAG GGAGCTGGTACAGATGACGAAACCCTGATCCGGATCATGGTGACCCGAAGCGAGGTAGACATGCTGGATATCCGCAAGGAGTTCCGAAGAATGTTTGCCACCTCTTTACATGCAATGATTAAG ggtgATACCGCAGGTGATTACCGGAAATGCCTGCTCCTGCTTTGTGGAGGGGAAGACTAA